From a region of the Helianthus annuus cultivar XRQ/B chromosome 5, HanXRQr2.0-SUNRISE, whole genome shotgun sequence genome:
- the LOC110942140 gene encoding nudix hydrolase 2 isoform X1 encodes MDEMTIKDGVENVQLLPAIYDDYGGVVVELTEHMDPTVFLTRLKTSMSQWTLQGKKGVWIKLPIHLVNLVETAVKEGFRYHHAEPDYLMLINWIPETTSTIPANASHRVGVGAVVLNDKREILLVQEKNGRWRGANAWKIPTGIVEMGEDISEGVIREVKEETGIDTEFVEVLAFRQWHKVFFGKSDLFFVCMMRRLSSDIKIQELEIEAAQWMPLEEYAALPYVEKESLMWYTSELCKAKVDKGYSGFSPQPVTSFFSDKPSHIYLNTRDLN; translated from the exons ATGGACGAAATGACAATCAAAGATGGAGTTGAAAATGTCCAACTACTTCCTGCAATCTATGATGATTATGGCGGTGTGGTGGTAGAGCTGACGGAGCATATGGACCCTACCGTTTTTCTCACTAGGCTTAAAACTTCAATGTCACAGTGGACGTTGCAG GGCAAGAAGGGTGTTTGGATTAAACTGCCTATCCATCTTGTAAATCTTGTCGAAACTGCCGTGAAG GAGGGGTTTCGTTATCATCATGCGGAACCTGATTACCTCATGCTTATTAACTGGATTCCCGAAACAACAAGTACAATCCCTGCAAATGCTTCTCATAGAGTAGGTGTTGGTGCTGTCGTCTTGAATGATAAACGTGAG ATTCTTCTTGTCCAAGAAAAGAATGGGAGATGGCGGGGAGCGAATGCCTGGAAGATTCCTACTGGAATTGTTGAAATG GGGGAGGATATTTCTGAAGGGGTAattagagaagtcaaagaagagACAGGA ATAGATACAGAGTTTGTTGAAGTACTAGCATTCAG GCAATGGCACAAGGTATTTTTCGGGAAATCAGATTTATTCTTTGTGTGCATGATGCGCCGACTATCGTCTGATATCAAGATTCAAGAACTAGAAATCGAGGCAGCCCAG TGGATGCCATTGGAAGAATATGCAGCTCTACCTTATGTTGAGAAAGAAAGTCTAATGTGGTACACCTCTGAGTTATGCAAGGCAAAGGTAGATAAGGGTTACTCTGGTTTTTCTCCGCAACCAGTAACCTCATTTTTCAGTGATAAACCGAGTCACATTTATTTAAACACGCGAGATCtaaattag
- the LOC110942140 gene encoding nudix hydrolase 2 isoform X2, which produces MDEMTIKDGVENVQLLPAIYDDYGGVVVELTEHMDPTVFLTRLKTSMSQWTLQGKKGVWIKLPIHLVNLVETAVKILLVQEKNGRWRGANAWKIPTGIVEMGEDISEGVIREVKEETGIDTEFVEVLAFRQWHKVFFGKSDLFFVCMMRRLSSDIKIQELEIEAAQWMPLEEYAALPYVEKESLMWYTSELCKAKVDKGYSGFSPQPVTSFFSDKPSHIYLNTRDLN; this is translated from the exons ATGGACGAAATGACAATCAAAGATGGAGTTGAAAATGTCCAACTACTTCCTGCAATCTATGATGATTATGGCGGTGTGGTGGTAGAGCTGACGGAGCATATGGACCCTACCGTTTTTCTCACTAGGCTTAAAACTTCAATGTCACAGTGGACGTTGCAG GGCAAGAAGGGTGTTTGGATTAAACTGCCTATCCATCTTGTAAATCTTGTCGAAACTGCCGTGAAG ATTCTTCTTGTCCAAGAAAAGAATGGGAGATGGCGGGGAGCGAATGCCTGGAAGATTCCTACTGGAATTGTTGAAATG GGGGAGGATATTTCTGAAGGGGTAattagagaagtcaaagaagagACAGGA ATAGATACAGAGTTTGTTGAAGTACTAGCATTCAG GCAATGGCACAAGGTATTTTTCGGGAAATCAGATTTATTCTTTGTGTGCATGATGCGCCGACTATCGTCTGATATCAAGATTCAAGAACTAGAAATCGAGGCAGCCCAG TGGATGCCATTGGAAGAATATGCAGCTCTACCTTATGTTGAGAAAGAAAGTCTAATGTGGTACACCTCTGAGTTATGCAAGGCAAAGGTAGATAAGGGTTACTCTGGTTTTTCTCCGCAACCAGTAACCTCATTTTTCAGTGATAAACCGAGTCACATTTATTTAAACACGCGAGATCtaaattag